Below is a window of Trichosurus vulpecula isolate mTriVul1 chromosome 4, mTriVul1.pri, whole genome shotgun sequence DNA.
cttgtaaacccggatgttgggactttgttaaaccctggtaactatgcattgagatttgaatcagacaaggtctctctgttgatgtttgtaatttgttcgtatttgctctgaagttcagggtgctggctttttccccctgaactaaatgaatgatatatgtatatgttggattgaaataagattgtgaacccccttaatgctactttccttagtaaagcagatcaaaagaacctgtgcttgcaacgtccttgttgttgggcttgtgttggtttttacccccacagcagctgctagccagattgttgcaacagaggGTACTGAGGTGGGGGGAACAGGGGAGGTGGCTTTCCTAGATTCTCAGAGTAATTCTATGAGTCTTTACTCCTAACTCCATGACTCATGGACCTCTATCAGTATTGTATTTCTCATTAACACTCAGGCACTAGACACAATTATCTCTaagtaaaggcatttatttaTGATGGCATAATAAAAACagcaaattataaaatatttccctCACAAACTTGGGATACACTgtcccacaaatatacacaatgtATATGGGAAGGCATGTCTCAAACTTGTAGCACAATGATAGGCATATATATGAGACATACTTGTAGCAAAAGCAACTTACAACTCACACTTCTGCAGGACCTGGAAGTCCTTTCTGGCTTCATCGAATTCCCGTGGCCCTTTGAGGCGGCATCTTTGCTGGTTAAGTTGCTTAGCTtaatggtgaagtggatagaacattggagctggagacaggaagacttgagttcaaatcctgcctcagttacttactatttggatgatcctggtcaagtcactttgtttgcctcagtttcctcattggggttaataatactacctacctcccagggttgttgtgaagataatgcatctttgtaaaccttaaggtgctatctACTATAACATGAATAATGtaatatgtaattttaaaatgtgatatattGTAACATATATAATGTAGATACCTCTATTCCCTCTGGAGCTCTGTAAAACTCTAAAACTATAAGCAGATTATGTTTGTCTTAGCCTACTATGCTGTCTTCCCAAGTTCTTGTGCCATTATGGGGGCCCCCTTTCAACCAAGAGAGCTGGCAAAGAGGTCCACAATGAGGTATCATTGGATTGATTTGTCACTCTGTTAGGAGGTCGTAAGCTATCTTGAGTGGTGGAATATCAGACATTATAGCCCTTGTATTGGGGAGGGGGTTTGTTTTCCAATCCTGGCTCCCCTCAAGTCCCCCCCACCCAGAGGCAGCCATCTATTCTGCCTTATGTATAAAGGTGGACGTGCTGCCAGAAATCTCACCCAGATTGTGAGGGAGTGTGCCACAGGGGCACGGCCGACCTCTGCTGTCAGTGccaatctctctccctccccatacaCGGGATGTTACAGTTGGCACCTGAGATGTCACATTCTGACATGTGAGGCTGTGtcaggaggggagggagtggggggtcGGGCTGGTAGGGAGGGACCTTAGCTTTCCCAGTCAGGTACATGTCAAACCAAATCCCACTAATGATTCCGTGTCACACATATGGACCTGGAGCTGATCTGTATCAGAGTGATACAGCTGAAGTCAAATGACAACGTTTGTCTGGCTGGGGCTTATCTGACAGGACAAGCTTCCCAGCAGCTCACGCTGTTGGCTGGGGAGGCCACCATGGCGGGGTGGGGGCGAGCAGTGGTGCttggtctctctccctccttcctcacttccccaTTTGCTCCCTTGTCCTTGAATTTGCTGCTGGTTTGTGTTTGCTGACATTTGAGCAGATTCTGCTTATGCAAATGgccttgttttcctttattttgattCTTGTACACGTGCGGATACCACTGACTGGCATGCAGGCTTATTTGCATCGTGGTAAGAGCCAGCCTGGTCACTCAAGCTGCAGCAAGGAAGGCTGGGGAAGGAGGGTACTTAATATTGATGTGAATATTAATACTTTTTCATCCACTGTCACTTCATGACCATACCCCCATCCCTTTCTTAATCAATGGACACATCCTTATCAAGCATTGACTATGTGCAAAGGCAGTATCTTAGAATATTTGATTTTCTAGGGTGGTAGCGATGGCTAATTTGTCCTGCTTTGCCTTGGATGACTAGGACCAATGGATAATGTGTAGGGAGGTAGATTATGGTTTAATATTAGGGAAAATACCTTGGCAATTGGAACTATCCAAGGGTGGGGCAGGCCACACTGGGGGCATAGAGTCAGAGGTGGAGGATTCATCATCACTACAGGGGGTTAAGCAAGGACTGTATGTTGTAAAGGGAAGGTTCAtgggaccacagatttagagctgttgGGAGTGGGGAGGTCCTGAGAGATCTAGTCCCACTTATCCACAACTGCTGCCAGCCCAACCATGTCACTCCTAGGATCACTAAGTTCCAGGGGCTCCTTGTTTCTTTGAGACCACCAAAGCTTTTCACACCCCACCACTAACCTATGTTAACAGcctttattatacattatttcctGTTGTATACTCTAagacagagatgtcaaacacataTTTTGAAGGCCATCGGGTAGCAACATTCCTCACTTCCAGCAGGACCCCCATTTCCATTTGTGGCTAAAACCACTGGTTTAAGACTCGGGCATGTTGGCCTTCATGCAGTACTTCGCTACTCATAATACTCCATCTTTAATCTCCATGCCTAGAACGGACTCTcgcttctctctttttttccttttagaattaTTAGTTTCCTTAAAGACTCATTCAAATCAAGCACTACCTTTTCCAGGCCTTTTTTGATGTCCTAGGTACTAGTACTTCCTTCCaaaaatgaccttgtatttattttgtatgtacttatctATGCAAATGTTATCTCCCTTGATAGAAtagaagctctttgagagcagggactattcattttttgtgtttgtattcctatCATCAGTAAAGTGACTGACAGAaagctgtatttggagtcagcaagatcttGTTCAAAATCTTGCCtgggacacttactaactatatgaccctgggcaagccacttaacctttttcagtcaatttcttcatctctaaaatggagacaatactaGTACCTTCCTCCaaaggctgctgtgaggatcaaatgagaaatatatatatatatatatatatatatatatatatatatatatatatatatatatatatatatatatacacatacacattatatgtatatgtatatatatgtatgtatgtatgtatatatagcccTTGGAAAGCTTGAGTGCTATAGGAATGCTCACCCGTTTGTTGTTAATTGACATCATTCAATTCTCCTTTggtctacaaatgaggaaactaaggcccaaagaaggtaagtgacttggccaaagtcccAGATAACTGTAATCCAAACTCAAATTGTCTCATTCCAGATCTAATGTTCTGTCTAAGGCACCACCATGGTTATAGTAGGGAATTCATGATTTAGGCAGGAATTAGtcgattaacaagcatttattaagcagatgccagaccctgtgctaggcactgggcatttgaaggcaaaaaatgaaacagttacATTCTGCTtggaggaaaacaatacacaatacacagtaagTGACTATAACACAAATTCAGAGGAATTTCAGGAAGGAGAGTGATAGGAAAGGTGGGTGGGAGCCAGATTTGAATGGTTTTAAATAAAGATGAGTTtccattttatcttagaggcaagagGGGGCCAATGGAGTTTTTGGAGCAGTGGAGGAACATGATCAGACTCAACCAGATCCATGTAGAGAtaactaataaaagaaaaatttgtgGTAAATAAacacaatggaatattacttcTGTGCTAAATGAAACGGGCAAACAGATAATACCAaagagacctggaaagacttgtttgaactgatgcagagtgaagtaacttatatttttatatcaatattgtaaaaattaGCAGTTTTGAAGACTgatgaggaaggaaataagcagcTAGGAGTCGTACAACAGgactgtttaaaaaacaaaacaaggcatTCCCGCTTGCTTCTCGAACCTCCATTTTGAAAATCTGGTGGCTTCTCGGGAGGGACGCTGTGCAGAAGCGTCACGCgcgaaaaaggcaaaaaagggtCTTCCGCCGTTCCTCCACCCGCCAGCCTCGGGAACCTTCCTCTAGCCTCACGAGCCAGGCGGGCGCCAGGCATCTCGGACCTACCGGTTGTCAGCATGTCTTCATCCGCTCCGGCCCCAGAGGGGGAGGATCTGTCTTCCCAGGCCGCCCTGAAGAGAGACCCCGAGGTGCCTGACAAGAAGGAGAgcgaagaggaagaggaggaggaggaggaagatgaagaggatgaggaggaagaaaaagaaaagagtctcATCGTGGAAggcaagagggagaagaagaaagtagAGAGGTTGACAATGCAAGTATCTTCCTTACAAAGGGAACCATTTACAATTGCCCAAGGAAAGGGACAGAAACTTtgtgaaattgaaagaatacacttcTTTCTAAGTAagaagaaaactgatgaacttaGAAATCTTCATAAACTACTTTACAACAGGCCAGGCACAGTAGCTTCTCTGAAGAAGAATGTGGGTCAGTTCAGTGGCTTTCCCTTCGAAAAAGGAAGTGACCAgtataaaaaaaaggaagaaatgttgAAAAAATTTAGGAATGCTATGTTAAAGAGCATCTGTGAAGTTCTTGATTTGGAGAGATCAGGCATAAATAGTGAGTTGGTAACCAGAATCTTGAATTTCTTAATGCATCCAAAGCCTTCTGGCAAGCCATTGCCAAAATCAAAAAAAACACCAAGCAAAGGCAGTAAAAAGGAACGGAGCAGCTCTGGAATGTCAAGGAAGGCTAAACGTACTAAATGCCCTGAAATTTTATCAGATGAATCTAGTAGTGAagagcagaaaaaggaaaaagactcttcagaggaagaagataaagagcCACCTGAAAAGacatctaaaaaagaaaaacccaaacaaaaaactCCTTCTAAAAGCAAAAAATCTCTTAAAAGTGCCAATGTCAAGAAGGCAGATAGCAGTACCactaagaaaaatcaaaataattccaaaaaagaaagtgaatctGAAGATAGTTCAGATGATGAACCTTTAATTAAAAAGCTGAAGAAACCacctacagatgaagaactaaaaGAGACTGTAAAGAAACTTCTGGCCAATGCCAACTTGGAAGAAGTCACAATGAAACAGATTTGCAAAGAGGT
It encodes the following:
- the LOC118849146 gene encoding protein DEK — protein: MSSSAPAPEGEDLSSQAALKRDPEVPDKKESEEEEEEEEEDEEDEEEEKEKSLIVEGKREKKKVERLTMQVSSLQREPFTIAQGKGQKLCEIERIHFFLSKKKTDELRNLHKLLYNRPGTVASLKKNVGQFSGFPFEKGSDQYKKKEEMLKKFRNAMLKSICEVLDLERSGINSELVTRILNFLMHPKPSGKPLPKSKKTPSKGSKKERSSSGMSRKAKRTKCPEILSDESSSEEQKKEKDSSEEEDKEPPEKTSKKEKPKQKTPSKSKKSLKSANVKKADSSTTKKNQNNSKKESESEDSSDDEPLIKKLKKPPTDEELKETVKKLLANANLEEVTMKQICKEVYENYPAYDLSERKDFIKKTVKELIS